The DNA window AGCGCGGGCAACGTGCCGGTGATCGTCGGATGGGCGCAGGGGCGCGGGCGCGTCTATGTGGCGTCGTCGGCGTTCCCGTTCAGCAACGACGGCCTGCGCACGGCCGCGAACGCCGCACTGGCGCGCGCGCTGCTGCCCGCGGCCGGCGCACGGCCGCTGATCGCCTTCGACGAATATCACCTTGGGTTCAGCAGCGGGCAGAGCAGCCTGCAAAACCTGATATACAATACCCCATGGGGCTGGGCGTTGCTGTTCAGCGCCGTGGTCATCTTCGCGTATCTGATCATTAACGGCCAGCACTTCGGCCGGGTCGAGCCGCTGCCGATCGAGCTTGCGCGGCGCAGCCCCGCCGAGTACGCGACGTCGATGGCGGCGCTGTTCCGGCGGGCCGGCAAGCGGCAGATGGTGATGAACCATTACCGCCAGCAGTTGAAGCGCAGCCTCGGGCGGCCGTACCGCATCAATGCCTCGCTGCCCGACGCGGAGTTCGTCGCCGAGCTGGCGCGCTACCGTGACGTCGACCGCGGCGCGCTGCTCAGGACGCTGCACGGGCTGGCGCAGCCGAACACATCCGAGCGAGTGCTCGTGCGGCTGGCGGACGAGGCGGTCAAACTGCGCAACAAGTCGGATGGTGCGTAGAGCGCCATCCTGCCGGGCGACGAGCATGGTGAACCGCCCTTTCGGCGCGCCCTGGGAAATCCAGGTCGCCGCGACGACGTGCGTGCGGACAGAAACTGGTGCGACACCTGTCCAGCCTGTCATTCCGGCATGTTTTTAGCCGGAATCCAGCGGACGTATCCTTGTCCGGCCAGTCGGACTCGCGCGGGAGTGGATGCCGGCTTACTTGCATCCTGTGCCGCGCCACGCAGTGGCGCCGTGGACAAGCCGGCCCCTCGCATGCGTTGAAGTTCCTGGGCAGCCGGTCCCTGAGCCTGTCGAAGGGGTCGAAGGGCGCGTCACCCGCATAAGCGTTTCAATCCATCCAGAAGGAGCAAGGGTGTCCCAATCGAACACAGTCAAATCCGTCTTTGAGGCACTGCGCGCCGAGGCGGGCAAGGTGCTCGTCGGGCAGGACGTGGTCTTCGAGCAAATCACTATCGCCCTGCTGGCGCGCGGCCACGTCCTGTTGGAAGGCGTGCCGGGCGTCGCCAAGACGCTTGCGGCCAAGACGATGGCGCAACTGATCCGCGCCGACTTCCGGCGCGTGCAGTTCACGCCCGACCTGATGCCGTCCGACATCGTCGGCACGCAGGTGTACGACGTGAACAGCGGCAAGTTTTACCTGAAGAAGGGGCCGATCTTCACGAACATCCTGCTGGCTGACGAGATTAACCGCGCGCCGGCCAAGACGCAGTCGGCCCTGCTCGAGGCGATGGAGGAGCGACAGGTTACCATCGAGGGCGAGCGCTACGAGCTGCCCGAACCGTTCATGGTGCTCGCCACGCAGAACCCGGTCGAGTATGAGGGCACCTATCCGCTGCCCGAAGCGCAACTGGATCGCTTCCTGTTCAAGATTCTCGTCACCTACCTGCCGCCGGAGGCGGAGGCCGAGGTGTTGCGCCGCTATCATCACGGCTTCGACGCGCACCACCTGTCGCTGGCCGGGCTGACGGCGATCATCGGGCCGGCCGAGTTGTTGGCACTGCGCGCGCAGATCCAGGCGGTCACCGTCGAAGATGGCATCATGCGCTACATCACCAGCATCTCCGACGCGACGCGCAAGGCGGGCGATCTGGCGCTCGGCGGCAGCCCGCGTGCGTCGATCGCCATGCTGCTGGCGGCGAAGGCGTGGGCCGCGCTGCAAGGGCGCGACTACGTTGTGCCGGACGACGTGAAGGCGCTGGTGCTGCCGATCTTCCGGCACCGCATCATCCTGAAGCCGGAAGCGGAGATCGAGGGGCTGAACGCCGACGGCGTAATGCGCCGTATCACCGGCAAAATCGAGGTGCCGCGCTAGCGCGGATCTCAGAATCCACGGGCACGTCGCGCGTTACTGGACTTTATGAAGAACAAACCTAACACCAAGACACAAAGGCACAATGTAAAGCGGGGGTGTCCATTGTGTCTTGGTGGCTTTGTGTTGAGATCCTGTGGCCGACCGGATAGTGAATTTATGGGAGCGGGGAGGGAGCCATGTCCAACATCAAGACGTTAACATGCCCATCGTGCGGGGCGAAGCTGGAAATTTCGGGCAACGACGCCCAGGTCACATGCAGTTACTGCGGCAACGCCGTGATCGTGCCGGAGGAACTGCGCAACAAGCCGGACAAGCCGGTTGAGATCGTCCGGCCGCAGGTCGTGATCGTGCAAACGCCGGTGGTCACGCAAGCGCCCGTCGTGACGATCACGCGCTCGGGCGGATCGGGTTGCGTAGGGTGCCTGCTCCCGTTGATCATGCTGGTCATCATCGGCGGTGTGCTGGTCGCCAGCGGCCAGCTCAAATCGTCGTTACTTGACGAGTATCTGCCCCCCGCGCTGCGCACGGCGATCCCGCAGATGCCCGGCGTGATCCAGAGCGCGGCCAGCGGCGGCTTCGCGCGGCGCGTCTCGTCGTTCGGCGCGGAGGGCACCGCGCCCGGCTTCTTCCACGATGCGCGGCACATTGCCGTTGACGGCGCGGGCAACATCTACGTTTCGGACTACAACACGCTGCGCATACAGCGCTTCGACAAGGATGGCAAGTTCCTCAATTTCTGGACCATTGAAGAGAAAGGCACGTTCAAGTTTGGCCCGACCAGGCTGGCCGCCGACCTGGACGGCAACGTGTACGCCATCTGGAGCCAGATGCTGCTGAAGTACGAGGGCTCCACCGGCAAGCTGCTGAAGAAGTTCACCGGCGACTCGATCAGCAAGAGCGCGGCGATCCCCGAAGAGATCGCTGACGTCGCCGTGCTGGCCAACGGACAGGTGCTGACGCTCAACGGGCTCGGCTTCGGCGACGACCTGGTGCGCTACGACAAGGACGGCAAGGTGCTCAGCCGCACGTCGAAGATCGTCAGCACGCCGAAGGGCGACTCGGTCTTCCTGTCGAGCCTGCACATGGCCGCCGACGGGCTGGGTAACCTGTTCATCGTGGACACGTTCCCGTCGCAGCCGGCCATCTACAAGTTCGGCCCGGATGGCAAGTACCTCAACCGCTTTGGCGGCAAAGGCGACAAGCCGGGGCAGTTCACCTCGCTGGGCGACTCGCTGACCGTAGACGCCAAAAGCCGCGTGTACGTGCGCGACATCAGCAAAATCCTGGTCTTTGACAGCGATGGGCGCTACATCGACAGCATTCCGAACTCGCTCTACAACTTCGCGCTGCAGGACATGACATCCTACAACAACGAGTTGTACGTCGTGGGGCAGAACACGGTCACGAAGTTGGCCGTCTCCGACGGCAAGTAGGCGTTCGCCTATGCTGTTCACGCGCCGCGCGCTGTTCCTGCTCCTGCTCGATGCCGTCCTGCTGGCTGGCGCGACGTTCGAGCCGCTGCTGCTCGACCTGGCCGTGGCGTACCTGCTCGTCGTGCTGGCGATGGTGCTGGCCGACCGGTGGCTGACGCCGGCGCCGCGCGATTTCGCGCTGGAGCGCATCCACGACCAGCGACTCTCGCTCGGCGCGAGCAACCTGGTCGTCGTACGCGTCACACACCACGGGCGGCGGGCGGTGCGCGTCCTGCTGCGCGACGAGCCGCCCGTGCAGTTCCGCAGCGACGCGGTGTACCTCGGCGAGGAGCGCGCGCGGAAGCGGCTGGCCATCTCGCGGCGCGGTGTCCGCCTCGCACTGAGCCGGGAGATCGACGTCGTGCCGGCCCGGCTGGACCCGCGCGCGACGCGCGAGTTCCGCTACCACGTACGGCCGCCGCGCCGGGGCGACTACCGCTTCGGCGACCTGAATATACGCTGGCACGGCGTGCTCGGGCTGATCGTGCGGCAGGCGCGCTTTCCGGCGGCGGCCGGCGTGAAGGTCTACCCCAACCTGCTCGACATCCGCAAGTACGAGATCCTGGTGCGGCGCGGGCAGTTGCAGGAGATGGGACTGCGGCACACGCGCCTGCTGGGCAGCGGCACCGAATTCGAGCGGCTGCGCGACTACCAACTCGACGACGAGTTCCGCCGCATCGACTGGAAGGCGATGGCGCGGCGCGGCAAGCCGATCACGCGCGAGTTCGAAACGGAGCGCAGCCAGAACATCATCGCCATGGTCGACGCCGGGCGACTGATGCGCTCGCCGGTCGGCGATCTCGCCAAAGTCGACTACGTGGTCAACGCGGTGCTGATGCTGTCGTACGTGGCGGGGCTGCGCGGCGACAAGGTCGGCATGCTGGCGTTCGCCGACGAGGTGACGCGCTACCTGGCGCCGCGTTCCGGTAAGGGGCAGTTCTACCGCATGCTGTCGCTGCTCTACGCACTGGAGTCGCAGGCGGTCGAGTCAGACTATGCGCGGGCGTTCGCTTATCTGGGCGCGAAGCACAAGAAGCGCTCGCTGATCGTCATTTTCAGCGATCTCGCCAGCGGCCTGGCGGCCCGCACGCTCGTGTCGAACGTCGTGCCGCTCTACCCGCGTCATCTGCCGTTGCTGGTCGCCATCAGCGACCCGGCGGTCGTCGATCTGGCGCGCGCAACGCCGACGGACTCGGCGCGCATGTACGAGCGCGCGGTGGCAGAGCAGTTACTGGACGAGCGCGCGCTGACGATGGAGTCGCTGCGGCGCGGCGGCGTGATGACGCTCGACGTGCCTGCCAACAAGCTCACGGTCGCCGTGGTGAACAAGTACCTGGAACTGAAAGCGCGCGGCGGGATTTAAGACGACGCAGTTGCAGTTCTCAAAAGGAAGATCCAACACAAAGACACCAAGGCACAAAGAATCTTATGAGATTCCCTTTGTGCCTTCGTGTCTTTGTGTTGAGAAGTTGGTATGTCCTCGGCCGGCGCTGAAGAGGTACGCGTACAGCACGATGCCGCTGCCGATGCCGACAGCGACCTTGAACTCGGCGGGCGCGTCGGTCGGCGAGAGCAGCCCCTCGATCAGCCCGGCCACGATCAACAGCGGCACGCTGCCGAGCATCAGCCGCACCGAGCGCTGCGCCGCCACCGCCAGCGCATTGCGCCGCGACACGAGGCCGGGCCGCAGCACGGCGTAGCCGAGCATCAGGCCGCTCGCGCCGGCCATGGTCAGTTCGCTCAGTTCGAGCACGCCGTGGCCGATGACGAACTCCCACAGCGGCGCGGCATGGCCGTATACCTGCATCAGCGCCAGCACGCCCCCCAGCATCAGGCCGTTGAAGATCAAAACATACACCGTGAACAACCCGAGCAGCATGCCGCCGGCGAACGCCATGAACGACACGCGGATGTTGTTCGTCATGAGCAGTGACGCCATCGTCCCGCCCGCCGTGTCGTTCTCCTTGAACCAGAGGTGCCCCGACTTGATATAGCCGACCAGCGTCGGCGAAAGCGCGTACGACGCGGCATCCGGATAGACGAGCACGACGAAGTAGTACACGATGCCCGTGCCGAAGAAGAGCACGGCCGCCGCCAGCATGAACGGCGCCAATTCGCGGTATAATCGTGGAAAGCCGCGCCGGTAGAACTCCCAAAGCTGGCGCCAGATGACCGGCCCACCGCTATAGACGACCGGGTGCGCGCGCCCGACCAGTTGGTTCAGGTATACGGCCAGGTCGTGGCGCGGGAAGTCGCGCTGGGCGATCGCCAGGTCGGACGTGGCGGCACGGTACAGTTGGCCGAGTTCGACCAGCTCGGCCTCGCTCAGCGACGCGATCCGGCCGCGGCCGGCGCTTTTCAGCAGGTGCGCCAGCCGCTCCCAGGCCGGGCGGCGCGCGGCGATCAATTCATCAGGACTCATGGACTCGTAGACCGGCGGCTCGCGCCGCCCCGTCGAGGTGCGTCATGTCGAACTCCTATGTCATCGAAACGCCGGAAAACATCGCATTCGGGTACGACGTGGCCGGCATCGGCTCGCGCTTCCTCGCCACCCTCATCGATTCGCTCATCCAGGGCACGCTGTACGTCATCGCGATCGTCGCGGTCTCGCTGGCCGATTACCTCGGCTACACGCATTCCATCCCGCGCGACCTGCAGCCGTGGCTGGCCGCCGGGCTTATCGCAGCGATATTCTTCATCCAGTTCGGCTACTTCCTGCTGTTCGAAATCGTCATGCACGGCCAGACGCCGGGCAAGCGGCTGTTCAACCTGCAGGTCGTTAAAGAGAACGGCTACCCGCTCTCCGTGATCGACAGCATCCTCCGCAACCTGGTGCGGATCATCGACTTCTTTCCGGTGGGCTACGGCGTCGGGCTGGTCGCCATGTTCCTGAACGAGCGCGCCCGGCGGCTGGGCGACTATGCGGCGGGCACGATCGTCGTGAAGCTGCGTGACGACGTGAAACTGGCTGATCTCGCCACAGTGCCAGTCTCCACTGCGCCGGCGGTGGAACTGCCTGGGCTGGAAAACCTGCGGCCGGCCGACATCGAGACGGTTATCTCGTACCTGCGGCGGCGTAGCGAGATTCGCGACGCCACGAAGCTGGGCGGTGTGATCGCGCGCGCCGTGCGCGCCCGCATGAACGCGCCGCAGACCGAAGAATACGCGCTGAACACGTCCAGCGACAACTTCCTGCTGCAGGTCGTGAGCGCCTACCGCCGCGCCCACACCAAGCCCGGCTAGATTCTAACATCCCGGCGGTATGCGCCGCAAATGAGGAGCAGACCGATCCACGAAGAAACACGAAAGAGCACGAAGTGGGTTAGTTATCTTGCTTGGTGTTCCTTCGTGTCCCTTCGTGGATAACATTGAGATGGACGACTATCCGATTCAGGGCAAACTGCGCATGCGCGCCGACAACTACGAGCGCGACCGCGCGTATATCGAGCCGCGCGTCGGCAAGCTATCGGCCGGGGAACTCAAAGGCATGCCGGGCTTCGAGTTCCTGAAGTTCTACTACGTCGACTTTGCCGCGACGCCGGCGCAGTGGGCCGAGATCCAGCTTGAGATGGACCGGCGCAACATCCTCGTGACGCTGTACGAAGCGCCGGTATTCTACATGGAGTCGCTGGAGGAAGAGGGGCAAGCCGAGGAAGGCGTCCATGAACGCCCGCAGACGCCGCGACTGACACAGGTGGCGACTGGCGTAGCCATCCTGATCGTTTTGGCCGGGCTGGTGCTCGCCGTCTATACGGGGCTAGATATGGGCGCGTGTATTGTGCTTGGCGTGCTGGCGGCGCTCGTCGGCGCGGCCGGACAGATCTATGCGGTTGTGCGGGCAAGACGAGGAAAGCAGAAACCCCAGCAACCAGACTTATACTAGAATACCTTCGTCCGCAGGAAAGTAGTCGTCGGCCAATTCAATGCACTCACAGATCGCACGCCAGGAGGCACCACATGGCAGACTATCCAATTCGCGGTGAATTGCGCTTCCGTGCCGAGACATTGCAAGCAGACACTGCTTTCGTCCACAATCACGTCGGCGAACTATCGAAACCGGAGCAGCGCGAAGTGACAGGAACCCAATATGTATGGGCACAATTCGGAGCCAGCGTCGAACAGTGGAAAGCGCTTGAGGCAGAACTGAGCAAACGCCACATCATGGCGTATTTGAATGAAGAATTGACGACAATCGCACGCGCTCAAAAGGCCGAAGAAAGCTACGATCGATTTCTTGCCCAAAGGAGGCGACGGAGAGTGTTGATCGCTAGTGGCAGCATACTCATGTTTGGCGGGCTGCTACTCTTCTGGGTTGCTCGAATAGATCAAATGGTAGCCTGCTCGGCATTCGCCGTAGGAGTGATTGTTCTTGCGCTGGGGCGCGTGTCCGTCAAATCGCTGGAAGAACAATACTACGACGGGTAGGTGCGATGCTCTCCCAAATCACCTCCTGCGCGCTGATTGGACTGGATGGCGAGGTCGTCACCGTCGAGGTCGACATCTCGCGCGGTCTCGGCTCGTTCGCAATCGTCGGCCTGCCCGACGCCGCGATCAGCGAGAGCCGCGAGCGCGTGCGCGCGGCGATCAAGAACTCCGGCCTGCACTTCCCCGCCTCGCGCATCACGGTCAGCCTCGCGCCCGCCGACCTGCGCAAGGAAGGCCCGGCCTACGACCTGCCAATCGCGATCGGCCTACTGGCGGCCGGCGAGCAACTGCCGCTGCCGCTCGACGGATTTCTGTTCGTCGGCGAGTTGTCGCTTGACGGGACAGTGCGGCACACCAACGGCATCCTGCCGATGGCGTCGCTGGCGAAAGAGCGCGGCTTCAAGTCGGTGTTCGTGCCGGAACGCGACGCGCCCGAGGCCGCGTTGATTCCAGGCATCGAAGTCTATCCGGTCAAAGCGCTCCTTGACATTGTCAAGCACTTCAACGAGGGGCCGCGCATCGCGGTCTTCGAGCACACCGAGATTCCGGTCCAACAGCACTTACTCTACGAAGTCGTGGACTTTCAGGAGGTCAAGGGACAGGAGCACGTCAAGCGCGCGCTTGAAATCGCGGCCGCCGGTGGGCACAACCTGATCATGGTCGGCAGTCCCGGCTCCGGCAAGACGCTGATGGCGCGCGCCCTGCCCGCCATCCTGCCGCCGATGACGATCGACGAGGCGCTCGACGTGACGCGCATCTACTCGGTCGCCGACATCCTGCCGGCCGACACGCCGCTGATCCACCAGCGGCCGTTCCGCGCGCCGCACCACACCATCAGCAACGCCGGTCTGGTCGGCGGCGGGCACTGGCCGCGCCCCGGCGAGATCTCGCTGGCGCACCACGGCGTGCTGTTCCTCGATGAACTGCCGGAGTTTGGCTCGCGCGGGCTGGAAGTGCTGCGCCAACCGCTGGAAGACCGCATCGTCACCATCGCGCGCGCGACCGGCACGCTGACGTTTCCCGCGAACTTCCAGTTGATCGCGGCCATGAACCCGTGCCCGTGCGGCTGGTACGGCGATCCGTCCGGCCGCTGCACCTGCGCGCCGTCGACCATCACGCGCTACCAGAACCGGATCAGCGGCCCGGTGCTCGACCGCATCGACATTCATGTGGACGTGCCGCGCGTCGAGTACGACAAGCTGTCATCCGTGCGGCTCGGCGAACCGTCGGCGGCAATCCGCGCGCGGGTCGAAGCCGCGCGGCGCAGTCAGCAGCGGCGCTTCGCCGGCACGCGCCTGACCTGCAACGCCGACATGGGCCCGGCCGAGGTACGCCAGTACTGCGAACTGGACGAGGCCGGGCGCGCGCTGCTGCACACCGCTGCCCAGCGCATGCAGTTGAGCGCGCGCACCTACCACCGCCTGCTGAAGGTTGCGCGTACCATCGCCGATCTGGCCGGCGTCGAGCGCATCCAGACCGCGCACATCGCCGAGGCGATCCAGTACCGGCAGCGGAAGGCGTAGACTACTCGCGTTATTCTGAAGCCAACGCGCGACTGTCCGCGCTTGATCCAGCGCGTAATCGTTGCACGGTCGACTTGAAAGAGCATGGCGACTTCTGCGGCGTTGAGAAATTGCTTCATGTATCTACGATATGAAAAGGAATATCTTTATGTCAAGGGGTATTTTCTTGCATCTATTGCATAGAGCTCAACTCCGTCGAGAGTCAATCTTGGCGACATGCCTGCGGAAAGTTGCGACCGTCGTTGCGTAAGTGTAGTATTTGTTGGGATTCTGCCACATGTTGCGCTATAAGGGAAGTTCTTCTCACCTTATCTGTAGGTGCTCCAATTCAACCAATGTACTAGCAATAGCGAATGGGACGGCAGAGCGCCACGTCAATCACTGGCATTTGCTAACATCATGCGCAGCTCAACAGTTAGGTCCGGTGGGTGGAATCACGTCAGGATATTTACCTTACGCACGACACAAATCAATTCAGATTTGAGGGAAAAATATGACTGTAAATATCCCCACGGTATTAGACTCGAGGCAACTCAAGCGTATTGAAAGCGAGCATGGCGGATTCCTATATCAGCATTTGTATGCCGCAGCCTGTTTGATGACTGCTCAAGCCTCTGGTGCTGTTGCTTTGTTAGTGGAGCGTGATGAGGATATCGAGATTCTATTCGCAGATCACCAACTCTACATTCAGGTCAAGACACGATCAGCGCCTTTAATGCCGAATGACATCGAAGCCACGTTGACCCGTTTTGCCTCGCTTCGGGCTGAACATGCAAGTGGACGAAGGAATAATCCTCCGAAGTTTTGTGTTGTAACAAATGCAGTACCGGGACCTAAGCTTAAAAGCTTGTTGGCTGGTGTTAATTGGCCCGCTGACGTCGATATTGTTTGGCCAGGGAATACCACACGGTTCGCCCACAACCTTCCGCCCGCCTGGACGGACCTCGTTGAGGCGTTCCACTGGTGTACCGACCAAGCGACTACTATACCTTTTACGTTACTGTCTCCGGAAACGCTGGTACTCAAACTTGCCGGCAAGATTCTAATTGCATGTACGGCTTCTTCTCCACACGAACTGCACCAATTCTATTCGAATGACTTCCAGAAGCTGTTTGAACAAGTCGTAGTACAACTCCAAGGTTTTCCTTCTCCACCAACTGTCTATCGACCAACGGACGCAGACCCGTCCTTTGAGAATGACAAACGCGCAAGACTGATTATGGGGCTTTCAGGTGCCGGGAAAACAGCCTGGGCCTCGCAATTCGGTGCGCAAACCGGCAAGGCGGTTGCGTACTTCGACATCACGGATACGCCTGGGGGAGCGCTAGCCTCAGCGTTGACCCAGGAATTGGCAGCGCGATTTCTGGGCAAAGTTGAGGAAGGACTACGCTCTGTTCTGCTTCCAGGTAGGACTGGAATAGATGCACTACGTGCGCTCGATATAGCTTTGGAGAATAACAATCTGCAGGTCACCCTCGTTCTTGATAACGTGCATAAAGTTCCGCCAAGCGGAATTCAAAGTATCGTGCAAGCTACACCCAACGTTCGATACATCATGTTGGCGCAACCTTGGCCCGGTCAAGTGGAATTGGAGGCGTTGCTTAACATTCAGACTGAAAGGCTGCGAGGGTGGTCCCTTGACACGATAGCACAGGTATTCGCGGAGGCTGGCTGCTTGATTGACCCTGCCACCACTGCTCGGGTGTTGAGAATCACTGGCGGCCTACCCTTGTTTATTCAGAATAGTGCTGAGATTGCAAAACGGTCGTATCAGCGCCAGGCTGACCTTTTCTGCAATGATATAGATGCACAGACCAATATCGCGGAAACCGCGCAAGAAAAGATTCTTGGCCGGGTGTTTGATACTGTCGGGAAAGGCACCAAGGATGCCGCCGCGCTATTTGGTGTTGCTTCCGTACCCCTCGTATCAGATGAAGCGTGTAGGTTGCTTGTTGGTATTGAACGACCCCGCGCGCTGCATATGCTTCGCGAGCTAACGGGTTTGGGCATTATTCAGTTGTTACGCAACCGGAAGTTGATAATGCATGATGCCTTCCGACCCGTG is part of the Chloroflexota bacterium genome and encodes:
- a CDS encoding DUF4350 domain-containing protein, which encodes MRLSRDLLVVGALFALLIGFTLFSAMRRAELESQQSTFIPYSTHSAQPSGTLALQSWLDAIGYRTARIENETFKVPDEARVLFIFPARVAYEEYEAQAVLRWVERGNTLIVTTPARLAGSDRLLRALRITTQPLATAERVPLAQPLAGALDDGGLLLKTSWGVQPDRADYVTYASAGNVPVIVGWAQGRGRVYVASSAFPFSNDGLRTAANAALARALLPAAGARPLIAFDEYHLGFSSGQSSLQNLIYNTPWGWALLFSAVVIFAYLIINGQHFGRVEPLPIELARRSPAEYATSMAALFRRAGKRQMVMNHYRQQLKRSLGRPYRINASLPDAEFVAELARYRDVDRGALLRTLHGLAQPNTSERVLVRLADEAVKLRNKSDGA
- a CDS encoding MoxR family ATPase; its protein translation is MPAYLHPVPRHAVAPWTSRPLACVEVPGQPVPEPVEGVEGRVTRISVSIHPEGARVSQSNTVKSVFEALRAEAGKVLVGQDVVFEQITIALLARGHVLLEGVPGVAKTLAAKTMAQLIRADFRRVQFTPDLMPSDIVGTQVYDVNSGKFYLKKGPIFTNILLADEINRAPAKTQSALLEAMEERQVTIEGERYELPEPFMVLATQNPVEYEGTYPLPEAQLDRFLFKILVTYLPPEAEAEVLRRYHHGFDAHHLSLAGLTAIIGPAELLALRAQIQAVTVEDGIMRYITSISDATRKAGDLALGGSPRASIAMLLAAKAWAALQGRDYVVPDDVKALVLPIFRHRIILKPEAEIEGLNADGVMRRITGKIEVPR
- a CDS encoding DUF58 domain-containing protein, producing the protein MLFTRRALFLLLLDAVLLAGATFEPLLLDLAVAYLLVVLAMVLADRWLTPAPRDFALERIHDQRLSLGASNLVVVRVTHHGRRAVRVLLRDEPPVQFRSDAVYLGEERARKRLAISRRGVRLALSREIDVVPARLDPRATREFRYHVRPPRRGDYRFGDLNIRWHGVLGLIVRQARFPAAAGVKVYPNLLDIRKYEILVRRGQLQEMGLRHTRLLGSGTEFERLRDYQLDDEFRRIDWKAMARRGKPITREFETERSQNIIAMVDAGRLMRSPVGDLAKVDYVVNAVLMLSYVAGLRGDKVGMLAFADEVTRYLAPRSGKGQFYRMLSLLYALESQAVESDYARAFAYLGAKHKKRSLIVIFSDLASGLAARTLVSNVVPLYPRHLPLLVAISDPAVVDLARATPTDSARMYERAVAEQLLDERALTMESLRRGGVMTLDVPANKLTVAVVNKYLELKARGGI
- a CDS encoding stage II sporulation protein M; this translates as MSPDELIAARRPAWERLAHLLKSAGRGRIASLSEAELVELGQLYRAATSDLAIAQRDFPRHDLAVYLNQLVGRAHPVVYSGGPVIWRQLWEFYRRGFPRLYRELAPFMLAAAVLFFGTGIVYYFVVLVYPDAASYALSPTLVGYIKSGHLWFKENDTAGGTMASLLMTNNIRVSFMAFAGGMLLGLFTVYVLIFNGLMLGGVLALMQVYGHAAPLWEFVIGHGVLELSELTMAGASGLMLGYAVLRPGLVSRRNALAVAAQRSVRLMLGSVPLLIVAGLIEGLLSPTDAPAEFKVAVGIGSGIVLYAYLFSAGRGHTNFSTQRHEGTKGIS
- a CDS encoding RDD family protein gives rise to the protein MSNSYVIETPENIAFGYDVAGIGSRFLATLIDSLIQGTLYVIAIVAVSLADYLGYTHSIPRDLQPWLAAGLIAAIFFIQFGYFLLFEIVMHGQTPGKRLFNLQVVKENGYPLSVIDSILRNLVRIIDFFPVGYGVGLVAMFLNERARRLGDYAAGTIVVKLRDDVKLADLATVPVSTAPAVELPGLENLRPADIETVISYLRRRSEIRDATKLGGVIARAVRARMNAPQTEEYALNTSSDNFLLQVVSAYRRAHTKPG
- a CDS encoding YifB family Mg chelatase-like AAA ATPase translates to MLSQITSCALIGLDGEVVTVEVDISRGLGSFAIVGLPDAAISESRERVRAAIKNSGLHFPASRITVSLAPADLRKEGPAYDLPIAIGLLAAGEQLPLPLDGFLFVGELSLDGTVRHTNGILPMASLAKERGFKSVFVPERDAPEAALIPGIEVYPVKALLDIVKHFNEGPRIAVFEHTEIPVQQHLLYEVVDFQEVKGQEHVKRALEIAAAGGHNLIMVGSPGSGKTLMARALPAILPPMTIDEALDVTRIYSVADILPADTPLIHQRPFRAPHHTISNAGLVGGGHWPRPGEISLAHHGVLFLDELPEFGSRGLEVLRQPLEDRIVTIARATGTLTFPANFQLIAAMNPCPCGWYGDPSGRCTCAPSTITRYQNRISGPVLDRIDIHVDVPRVEYDKLSSVRLGEPSAAIRARVEAARRSQQRRFAGTRLTCNADMGPAEVRQYCELDEAGRALLHTAAQRMQLSARTYHRLLKVARTIADLAGVERIQTAHIAEAIQYRQRKA
- a CDS encoding SEC-C domain-containing protein gives rise to the protein MTVNIPTVLDSRQLKRIESEHGGFLYQHLYAAACLMTAQASGAVALLVERDEDIEILFADHQLYIQVKTRSAPLMPNDIEATLTRFASLRAEHASGRRNNPPKFCVVTNAVPGPKLKSLLAGVNWPADVDIVWPGNTTRFAHNLPPAWTDLVEAFHWCTDQATTIPFTLLSPETLVLKLAGKILIACTASSPHELHQFYSNDFQKLFEQVVVQLQGFPSPPTVYRPTDADPSFENDKRARLIMGLSGAGKTAWASQFGAQTGKAVAYFDITDTPGGALASALTQELAARFLGKVEEGLRSVLLPGRTGIDALRALDIALENNNLQVTLVLDNVHKVPPSGIQSIVQATPNVRYIMLAQPWPGQVELEALLNIQTERLRGWSLDTIAQVFAEAGCLIDPATTARVLRITGGLPLFIQNSAEIAKRSYQRQADLFCNDIDAQTNIAETAQEKILGRVFDTVGKGTKDAAALFGVASVPLVSDEACRLLVGIERPRALHMLRELTGLGIIQLLRNRKLIMHDAFRPVASAHRMTLDSATVRQARLELKAILTPTQGGAFDVIRFGAFLGLLYDLGDVEELVDIASYEHIFELGYDVQVTKMLEEIASSSTTSPRDRFWALDTLTFWDLQIGNLQSVEARLVRLGALLQLFDAGTREQTNVLMKQMALSGEKGHVAEIRQRFAQASAIIQHEPSFLRALRYNFARALYKARVYEEADAEGFRLILEYYDVLGLTPEDVIAKNVPEIKSKLVETRTLQDDLKRLADTLDLHAKIKTALGQRSVLSRIHSMKFYDLAGAPTSVVRVGQDVVDELLEVWTDPLQAKDFIERTLLPTMQHFQLLGYTVRVRSQYAVILAYCGDIDRARKEIGQLEPYKQALPALERRELENQRQLIEKIARGEVQFRAELPLATSAPSSATQMPSSSKIGRNDPCPCGSGKKYKRCHGMNRT